The segment GAAATTgtcaaacttaaggaagaacttgaaaaatctcttaagtggACAAAATCCTCTAAATTGTTGTCAAATGCAACAAATCAGAGTAATTTAGATCAGAAAGGCCTAGGATGTTTGAATATTACTCCTCTTTTTAATACTCACAGCAAGTATGTATCTGTGTCTGACAACTTGCTTTGTCTTCACTGTGGAAAAAATGGGCATTTAAAGGGAGAGTGTTCCAGCTGGAGAATTCTCATGAAACACTCTCTAATTATGCTGAAAGgcaaaaattatcaaaagaGAGACCTGGTCCTCCAAAACCTGTTTCAATTGatagattttcaaagaaaaaatttgtcTCTGATCCAATGTCCTTTGTTAGAAAGTTCCAAAAATGCCCTATTTAACTAGATACAATCTGATCACTCCTTTGTCTGCCTTCTgggaactcaaattgaaatgggttcccaagtTAACAATTGATTCTTGGTGCAGGCTAGTGAGAGGAgcagcagtcaatgttggtatatggacagtggatgctctaaacatatgactggtgacataaaaaatttcctctcactcaagacactTCAGGGAGGAGGTGTCTCGTTTGGTGATGGAaagaaggggtacattttgGGATTTGGTAAAGTGGGAAGGTCTCTTGAAGAATCAATTAACAATGTTTACATGTTGATGGGTTGAAGTACAGTCTCTTGAGTGCGTCTCAAACTTGTGACAACGGAAATGAAGTCAAGTTTACTTCTGAGAAGTGCACTGTGGTTAGTCTAACCACAAAGAAAGTGATTCTCACTGCTTTCAGAAGTAAAAATTGTATGTGGCAGGCTTAGAAACGTCTCATGAGATGATATGACATTTCATAGtgctcaaaatgaaaatgctgATCTTCGGCATCGCAGGCTGGGGAATGTGAGCTCATCTTTGTTGAGTAAACTGATTTCTAAGGACCTGGTCCGAGGTCTGCCAAAGTtgaagtttgctgaaaataaaatatgtgaagcGTATGtcaaaggaaaacaaatcagaTCATCCTTTAAACCAAAGAAGCAAGTGACCTCATCAAGAGTTCTGGAGCTGTTGCATATGGACTTATGTGGACCTTTGAAGGTTCAAAGCAGAAACGGCAAGTAATACATTCTGGTGATAGTTGATGATTACTCAAGATATACATGGACAAGATTGCTAAGATCAAAAGCAGAAACACCTGAAGAATTGGTGgtattcttcaaaatgatttAAACTAAATTGAATCAAGTGATTTGTGGGATTAGTTCTGATCATGGAACTGAGTTTTAGAACTCAAAACTGGATCATTTTTGCATGGAGAATGGTACTAGCCATAACTTCTCTGGTCCAAGAACTCCTAAACAAAATGGagtggtggaaagaaaaaacagaaccttggtgaacattgccAGAACTGTGATTATTGGGTCAAAtctttctcaaaaattctggGCTGAAGCTGTCAACACACCATGTCATGTTACCAACAGGTGTCTGATAAGAGTTGTTTTGAATAAGACCCCCTATGAGCTGCTCAACAACAAAAATCCTATGCGGAACTATCTTAGAGCATTTGGGTGCAGATGTTTTGTGCTGAACAATGGAAAGGAttatttgggaaaatttgatcctaggagtgatgaaggagtatttgttggatattcttcatcgaGTAAGGCATAGAGAATATTCAACAAAAGAACTCAATCcattgaagaaagcattcatgttgtatttgatgaagatGAAAGCTTGAAGAACaatggatcaaatgatgaagatgaagtGATTAAGTTGTTCAATTCACAGAAAATTGAAGGAAGTGAAGTTGATGCAGAACAACAGTTGAAAAATGACTACgataatcataatcatagttTACCTGAAAAGGATGATGAAGTGGAAAAGTGTAATGAGGTACCTGGTACTATTCTGAATTCCAGTCATAGTACATCAAACTCCCCTGAAAATGATGACACgcttgatgaagaagaacatgtTGATCAGCTAAACTAGTCTGCTTTAAGACCAGgatggaaacatagttcatcacatcctcttgataatctTATCTCTCCTTTGAACTCTGGAATTCAcactagatcaaaaacaagaaatctagttgcattttcagcattcatatcatctattgagcccAAGAATGTGAAAGAGGCATTAAGTGATGCAGATTGGATCAACTCAATGCAAAAAGAActtcatcagtttgaaagaagcaaagtatagtacctggttcctcgacctgTAGGCAGAACAGTAATAGGAACCAGATGGGTTTTCAGAAACaagcttgatgaaaatggagtgaTTACTAGAAACAAATCTAGGTTGGTGGTTCAAGGATACAATTAAGAAGTAGGAatagactatgatgagacttttgcacTTGTTACCAGGATAGAGGCTATAAGAATTTCAATAGCTTTTGTTGCATTCATGGGGTTCAagctgtatcaaatggatgtcaataGTGCATTTCTTAATGGAGATCTAAAAGAGGAAGTTTTTGTCAAACAACCTCCtgggtatgaatatgatgagcTACCAGATCATGTGTTCAGATTAAATAAGGCTATGTATGGTCTGAGGCAAGCTCCTAAAGCATAGTATGAAAGGCTGTCAAAGTTTCTGCTGAAGAATGGTTTCAAAAGAGGAAAGATAGACAATACTCTGTTCTTATTATTaagagaacaagaattgcttattattcaagtttatgtggatgatataatttttggagctacttcagaacatttgtgtgaagaattctcatcatTAATGGAAAAGGAATtttaaatgagcatgatgggCGAACTGACATTCTTTCTTGGTTtacaaatcaagcaatcatcaaatggtATTTCAATCTATCAGGAGAAGTACATCAATGAGTtgctgaagaaattcaatatgtttgattccaAACCTATTGATACTCGCATGGGAACAAATTACAAGCTTGTAGTAGAGGAATCTGATCCTCTTGTGAATCAAACCATGTATAGGGGAATCATTGGATCTTTGCTATATCTGACTGCTAGTAGGCCTGATATTGTCTATAGTGTTGTAATGTGTGCCAGAtttcaagcatgtcctcgtgaCTCACACTTGAAGGCTGCAAAACGTATTTTAAGATACTTGAAGAATCTCTTCTATCCAGAAGGGGACACCCTTGACTTAGTTGGCTTTGTAGATGCTGATTTTGCTGGTTATCAAGTTGAAAGGAAAAGTACTTTTGGAATGGACTATTTTCTTGGATCCTTACTCATTTCTTGGGGAACCAAGAAACAGAATTCTGTGGCTCTTTCAACTGCTTACGCTAAGTATGTAGCAGCAGCAGCCTGCTGTTCACAGTTGTTATGGATCAAGCAACACTTGGAGGATTTTGATATAAACATCAAAGCTATTTCTCTTATGTGCGACAATACTATTGCTGTTAGTATGGGAAAAAATCCAATTCACCGTAAGCGAACAAAGCATATTAATGTTAGACACCACTTTCTGAGAGACCATGTTGAAAAGGGGAATATTGTGCTTACATATTGTCCAACGGAGGAGCAAATTGCAGACATCTTCACGAAGGCTCTCAGTAAagatcaatttgagagaaataGGCTGAAGTTTGGTATGATGATCTCTAAGTAATGACCATAGCTTCCAACAGTTGAATTCCCTTGATGGCTAAATTTGCAATGCAGGtatcttttatgtaaataattaacTATCTGGATTAAGatcttttttgtatcttttgTAGGTATACTTTCAGGAAGGACTAGCCTAGCAATGACATGACTAGAACAACTGGGAATGACGATAAAATTGTGTCATGGTACCTGGTGCCTGTCCAAGTTAGCTTTTgtacattaattttaaactgAAAATTATGATCGTTGATAATGCCACGTGTCAGTCAACGGTCATTCTGACTGTTAGTCCCATCGCTTATCCCTCAAGCGACACATCAAATAACGGACCTGGCACCGTTTCAAGTCTTTTTAAACCCTCTTTACTCCTTTTTGAAATTCTCATCCGTCCTTTAAcattccttcttcttaaaaaggAAATCAAGTAAAAGTTACAAGACACAATCTGTTCTTCCTTCTTCCTTTTTGTCTTCGAAAAGCTATTTTTTGTTCTCATTCTAGTCAAAAATGTCTGATCCTTCTTCCACCTCCAAACAAATGATCACTGCTCTCAGTGAAATAGAACCTATCGCTTTCTACTCTCCTTCGGCAATGGAGTCCAGATCAAGTGCTCCTTCAAGTTCTCAGAGAGATACACTTGACAATCCATTCTACTCCATAGATCAAAACAGCACTAGCTTGCCTACAGGACCTGGTCCTTGCCTTGAAATGCTGCCTGATAATCTTATTGAAGAAGATCTGCCAAGAAATAAATCGTTTGAGTCTAACATCTTGGCTGCAAGTGTAGAACTGGTTATTGAAAGTCTTGCTATGATGAGGGAAGAGGCTAGGGCTGAGCTAACTGAGGCTTTACAGAGGGAAGAGGTAAGACACTCaacttttttttgataaaactcCAGATATTGGAAGGTATCCTTCGTCAAACTCCTCAGAATCTGAAAGTGAGGACGAACCCCTAAAATGGAAGGTTAAGAGAAGAGAGGGTGAAGCGTCTAGGAAGGGAAAAGAGAAGGCTGTGGAAGAGGCCCCTAGAAGAAGACATACTACTAAGTCTGTTGCTCGAAATTTGATGGCCGATGCCTTAAAGTCCAGTGCACGTTCTATGACTGCAATTAGAAGTGCCAGAACCTTTGAGGTATCAAACTTTAAATTGCCTGAGTCTGATGTTGTTGAGTTGTCTGCtgaggaatttgaaaagaaaagcaAGAAGAAAAGGTTTGGAAACAAAAAGTCAAAGGATTCGAAGAAGGTTGAGAAAACAAAGTCCAAAAACAAAAGTTCTGCAGGAAAAAAGGAAGAGATCACAGGGACCTTGTGCCCAAATAGGAGTGATGAGAATGTCAACATGCAGGAAGTTGTTGACAACCTGAGAAAGCAAGCCGTCTTGGCTGGGAGAGTCTTTGATATGGGAATAATCAATCTTCCTAGCATGGACTCTCTTCATGATATGGTAGAAATTCAATCATGGCTGCATCTATTCAACAGAAAATCTTCTATCCTCTATGaaaaagtagtgcggaaatTCTATTAtaaattcaattcaaagaaGATGGGAGTATCCTCACAAGGGTAAATGACATTGTTGTACATCTGGATGAGTGTCTGTTGGGCAAAATTCTCAGGGTAACTAGAGAGCGAACCGGGTCTGTGACTGGAAAAACTTGCTCTACTGAGTTTATGTGCTTGGTTTCTAAGATACCCACAACAAAGGTTGCTGGGATTTTTAAGAAGGTCATGAAGAGCGAGTACCAGTTGGTGTTCGAATTTGTCAACAAAGTTCTCGTTCCTCGTATTGAAAAGAGGACTTCAGCAACTTCTGCTAACTTGTTTGTGATGGAGATGTTGTGCAGATTTGAAGCTTTGAATCTCCAGGTCTTATGCTTGAGCACATCTACAAAACTGTCATCGAGAGGAAAGAGATTCATGGAATGGGATACGGATACTTTCTCATAGAAGTATTCAAGCATTTTAAAATTCCTCTCAGTGTTGGAAAGGTTGGGACGGTGAAACAAACTATTTCGTAGAGTACCCTGGTCGAATGTGAGTGTATTGAAGGGAGAGGCAATCCCAAGAGCAAGGCTCAACTCATAGAAGATCAGAATCAACTCAAGCATGAGGTTGAGGAGCTCACTGTGCGTTTGAGTGGTAAAGATGCCGAAATTGCCATACTCAAAGCAGAACTACTTACTGCACAGACTGAGGGACCTGGTACTTCCGTGGTACATGATCTGGAGAGACAAAATGCTGAGTTGAAGGCCAAGATTACTGTCTTACAGGAGAAGGcaattaaagataatgatgcTGCCAATGCACGACTCACTCTCATTATCCAGTCCCTGTCTCATCAACCTCCTCCTTCCTAGCCTGTTAAAAACCTTTCATGTGTCTTTTTTTTGTGCGTCTTATCTTTGTGTAATTGGATTATCAGTTTGACTTTAATGTACTAAATGTTATTGTTGAATGCTAGTTAACTTATTCCTCTGGTGTTCTAGTTATAATCTACTGTGAATGCTTTTCCTTTTCTGTTTGATTGCTATCTAGCTTTGATATTATCTGGTATTACTGTTGACATTATTGGTTTactgtatatattttttgtgatgccaaaagggggaagtaaaaCTGGTAAGTAGCTAAATGGCTGAGTTATATGTGTGAGGGGGAATACAGTGAGGGGGAACACGTGAGGGGGAATCCAGTGAGGGGGAACAAAGCTGGAGTGTTGCCTGAGagtattgtttgtcatcatcaaaaagggggaaaatgttatttgcagttttgatgatttgacaaacttagggaccttgtaaaggtaccggTTTCTTACTTGAGTGTTGAAGATAAAGCAAACTCAGGGACCTTATAAATGTATCACGCTCTCAATGTGACGAGTCGATTGACTGCCAGCTAGAGaaggtacagaaagtaggtgcactcTTCCCAACAGTGTCAGAAAGTCAGACTTCTCCAACCAATGAcaaagagtttaagaaaagtgacttgtccatataaaagtcactttcctaaacatcatcagcagtttttgcaacttgacaAAGAATTTTTCAAGAACACTTGCAAAGGCTATCAGCAAACAAACGGCAGAATTATTTAAACAACAACAGAAATCCTTGGAGCATCCAGTTTTTAGTTgtttaagaatatattctcttggtcttacattgtaaactattcttgaaactataaaggaatcagtgggCAGTGTTGGAATTCTAAGTTTTCtaagtgggatagcttagtgggtagatttatttctacttaggcttgttaagcaatagagactattgcttgaacgtgagattaaaaacttcttctcacatttgttgtaatcgtgtttcacttttgcttgtgaagattagtgaaaacgattaaaaatcctgtgagacaggttgtggttttactcccttaagcaaggaggtttccacgtaaaatcattgtgttgtttcaaactgcatttaactttctgtttATACTTATTAGTGTGTCAAGGGACCCGGTCCATTGACTGATAAATGAAGGCACATATTCTATCAGCTACTGTTATATATTTCTTGCCCGTTTTGAAATCTTGCTGTATTCACAAGATTCAAAACACCAACAACCTATGAAGCTCTCTATAGGTTATCAGATCAAAAACTGATGATAAGTTTAGAGAATATTAataactcttcaaaaatgtgtATGTCGAGTCCTTCAAAAACTAATATATCTTTTGAGGATTTGACATGGGTTCAGTGACTTGtttggagagtccgagcaacataatTTGAAATATACCAATGAAGCTTAATAAGCATTTAAAAACATGGCTTGATTCAAATCTTTAGTCCTGTTCTAGAGAAAGAAAGGATCATTATTCAGATTTACGAATAATACCAATGAGCCTCATTTTGCAGTTATCTAGTTACTTAGATTATGATATGTATGTGTTCCGTCTAATATAATACATTTAGAAACTTTcgtataaaataacaatttttttaatcttaaaaaagtcacaacttttaaaCGGTGTcacaatttaaaatgaaaacaatTTATCGAATCAATTTACTTACAGGGAAAGAAAATAATAGTGACGTAAATAATTTACTATACCAAATGAAGTCGCGGAActttaattgaaaattgaaactaTGTAGCATTTTGTGTCAAGTTactacatatatattttcatttatatttcttaaatttaattttttacacaTCTTTAGATTaataaaattcatcaataaattCGCCTGAAGGGTTAAAACACATTACATAACATGAAATCATCATATGccaaaaggaattttttttattttaatgtaaaaaaagaaacatttatCAGATTAGATgaataacaatcaaaacaaaaagattCACATCTATTTCCATATAAATAAGAGAAAGGAATAATTAACATGtaagcaaataaaataaaaatagaaaaaattagagAACAAACAAACATGAGAGAATGTTGGTAGAAGCGTATGAGATTTTATGAAGTTGCTTTTGATGGTCGCCGCTTGTCATACGGTCGCTAACGGACCCTTCCTACCCAAAAGTGCATCTGATACGACATTCTTAGACGATCACTCAATGATAAATGGTGAATGTGCAAATGATGAATAATGAACTTTTCAATTGATTATTACTTCATTGAGTTTTAAGATTTCCACAATTCATTTCAACCttcttaaataataatagtaagagaatctaaatataatgaatctttTAATGTCCTAAAAGGGaaacttatttgattaattactGATGTTGActagattaattatttattcattatcatttttttaatagtaacaAACAAAACTACAGCcaaaagtatttataattattgACTACCTTTGAGCTTTTAATAGAGaactttttttaatatcaaCTCCAACCTGCTGGTGCAATATTCTTGCATatcttaaatgaaataaaattatttaaaacgtcataaaaataaattcataatttcttATGGACTTATTAAATTGACATGTTAATTTTTACTAAAGTATCAACtatgaatatcaaattaatatgatttttttttaaaaacgcGATAAATTAGAGAAGTTTAAATTATGCGTACGAGATTTCAACTCTtggataatttaaaattaaaatttataaattctaTAACGAAATTTTGACATATATTTCTCCGTCCGAtattagttaataaattttcattttacacGGTGattaagaaaacataaataaagaaataattttactaattcacTCATAAACTACTTGagaattttacaaataaatgtgATTAAAGTAAAGTTACaactaatatacaataaaagaaatattataagTAATAAGGAGATCGAGATTTTGTACAATCATTACTTCAAaagtattttacaaaaatataagataataatgtattttacAGATTTtgcaatcattatttttttgagtttaattAAGAGGTAAATTAggaaatttaataaagtaaaacgCATGTCAATTAgttatgattaaataaaataatgtattaatttaaacacatgacATGCAGATATTGACTTGATACAAGTACTTAATACCGATAAATTTTACCTGCTAACTTATCTTTTCTTGGAACTAAAGTTGAGTTGCAGCTCATTACAAAAGAAATATCCTAGGCAATAAAGAAATCGGGATTTTATGTTCTATTATCATTCGTTAAAAAATATTCTacacaaattatttaaataattttgatggAGATCCCAAATACGAGTTGTTTTCACTTTCACATATTTCATGTTGTCTTGAATTTTCACCCCTTATAATAAATgagtaattttttcataaattggCAAAAGATAGTTTGctccaataatatataaacactCTTTATTTCGAAGTTTTCATAAATTGGCAAAAGATAGTTTGCTCGAATAATATACAAACACTTTATTTCGAAGTCTGAATGtaatttcaatttctaaataaattatgtcttattatacataaaattataaattgctaaacaataaaaattaaatatcaactcGTGTAAACGACAACatgtgattatatttttaaacatatttaacTTCACCATAAGGGACGTGTTTAGTCCATTTTAGTCACACTAAAACCCCAATAATTAACTCGTACATATAAGTTAGATCTATAAGACTTTTAGCACATGTTTTATGATAGGTTTGAAACTTGGACTATCGCAAAAtttcatatgatttttttttaattttcagaaTAATTCATaagttctttttcttcttcagatGATCAATAGAAAAGGAAATGAGAAACcatcaaataaattttcattatttatttgatcaaaCTTGAAACAAAACGAAATGTTAGAACGCAACAAACTATTCTAGCTAGTAGCTAGGATCAGGCCTCCAAAATTTGGAGGatccatattttaaaaaatttaatatgtttttattggcttggattaaataaaaaattatattaaaaaataaaacaatttttaatttaaaaaagctcaatttttataatagaaatattttaaaattttaaattaatctacTCACGTTCATATTACTAAATAATACATTATTCAATATAAACGTATGACGAATAAGTGACTAAGGTATAATCAACTTATCTAATCCGATCCTTACCTATATAAATGTTAGCAATACCATTACTGTTAAAATCAGAAACTTTtggtttaagaaaaaaattaatttattgagCTTCTCTTGCCTAAGATCAAATGTGTTGTCTAAAGAATATGAATTAAGGTTCATCAAATGGTGAACTTTTATTTTCCTTACAAAGTCTTCATAGTTTAGTGTACCTAATTGGCTCATTGAGTTTGAGACCAAATAATCATTTAGAACATGGTTTTCAACTACAATCCATTAATAATCTTTATTGTTTACGAAATTGGTTCAATATTAAAAACTCTTCAAGTAACTCCTTATTAGGTGGGGAACTTTCACATATGTCCACTCAAAAATAGtctaattactctccatagctaTAATTTGATATTGAAAATGCCGGTTTGAtttgaattcattaaattattttttcaatatcaaatcaaatcaaatcaagaatgatgaattttatttatctcaAATTTGTTAGTAgaaattttcatctaaaaacaCATTCCAAATTCAACATCAACATTCATCATAACACTACAACATGCCGTGTCTAACCCTTCATtcaaacacttaaaaaaattgaatgtcTTTTAAGCATATAAACTTCTTCAAAACATTAAACCAACAAATTTAgagagttaatttttttatttgcaaattttcaaatacaaaaaaagacTTGGTAAGAAACCATACTGAGCtgagtattttttttactcAACTGTATCTTGCCCAGTGCTTTTAGCTCAATCTATTTTCAATCTAATCCGATTCCTCCATTTGTCACTAACGAATAAAACTTAATAGATGATGACACTACGAAGTTACTATGtgtaaacaacaacaaaactaTAATTTAATGGATTGAGCTCACTCTATATACATATACGACCAAAAATTATTGAgtttaaaggaaaattttacaaatatacAAATTGACATAACAATTTTTCTTTCTACTTACATATTTTCCCCATTTATTAGCTAGATTAAAATTTTCTGTAGCTAGTTAATTTTCTATATCTTCTAATAGCTAGATGGTACAATATTGTAGATGACAAATGTTGCTCGTTTAACCATGGTGTGAAACGTTGCTTATTTCTTCGTGGTAAAGTCCAAGGGAAGACTTCATAGACATACAATGATCATCCACAAAAATGGAGTAAGCTGCAAATTTTAAGGTGATGCATGTTGCTGACATCGAAAGAATTGAACTAGCTGTTACCAACTCAAAGGTATTGCCAGAACTTGGTTTGATCAGTGGAAAGAGGAGAGGATAGTGATGAAGATGCACCACCTGTGAGTTGGGCTTGTTTTGAGGAGGCCTTCTTTGGGCATTCCTTTCCCCGAGAAGTGAAAGAGGCCAAGGTACGTGACTTCCTCACACTTAGGTAGGATTCTCTCAGTGTGCATgagtatgggttgaagttcacccaactatcTCGTTATGCCCCGGAAATAGTCAAATACATGAGGAGTAGGATGAATTTGTTGCTGGATCGTATGTTCTTCAAGAAAATGGGTTTGGGCAACAATGCTTATTTGATCGATTAATCCCGCCCTGTTCAAGTGATCGCCCCGAGCCGAGCGAGATTGGAGACCGCCTTAATGATTGTTCGTAATGGGCCTACCATTTAACGTACGTATGTCAtgtagtttttgtttttgtacCTTTGCCGTCCATCACGAAGCTGGCTGACTACGCTCGAGCAGAGCCCAGACCCGGAGGTGGTGGCTGAACTCACCGCAGAGTTCAGGAGCGGAAAGCCACAAATATAAGGATGGTAAGAGTCAAAACTCGGATGTGCACATTTCGAGTTTGATGAACTATGTGCAGCAGGTAGTGGAGGAAAATCTTAGAGACAAACAGTCCATCCTAGAAAAGCATTGGATCGTTGTGGATAGACGACGGTCCATCCATGGAAAAGCATGGGATCGTTGTGGTCAACTGTACTTTGATTCAATTAAGAAtgataacaaataaaaagaaatgaagggcaagtaaaagtggtttACATTAAAGCCGACATGTGCAAGGAATTTGAAATAGTGCACTTgaacctttaaaatttaaaggcATAGCAATATTGCACGAAGCTAgacaattttactatttttcgtGTGAGGTATTAACTATTTACTTTGCATTATCTTTTACAATTATAAGAcatgtaaattatatgtttattcCTCTTCGTTCAGTGTTGAAACGATGAAGAGTAGTTGGAATTTATCTGTTTGTTTGCTCTTTTGTAGTCTTTGTTATAGATAAAGTTACAATGTTCGAATCTTATTAATTTGTGAGGGCAGACATTCCGGATAATAGGTGAATTCACATGTCGTaggtttttttaataaaacaaattaataattgtttatttttattttcatgttttttttttctgtttatgTTGCAAGTTCAAATAAAGTTATAGTTATTCAATATATCTCTCTTCTCAAAACAGTTAAACCAAATAGACTAAGAATGTAACGTATTGGCAAACTTTTTGTAAATTAGCGATGTTTCATCTGATAGAGT is part of the Solanum lycopersicum chromosome 1, SLM_r2.1 genome and harbors:
- the LOC138344665 gene encoding uncharacterized protein; its protein translation is MFAFMAHTENEEEDDNVTLLDMKNDLNNYSLKKLRTLANVMIDSVIELTSERDIMNDELDSLTENKVKLEEKMPKMVSLESDNTELKKQFNQIAEEAEKLNGSSNGLQDETEEILKTTKKNLGLSLEKSNELEKEIVKLKEELEKSLKWTKSSKLLSNATNQSNLDQKGLGWRVFQLENSHETLSNYAERQKLSKERPGPPKPVSIDRFSKKKFVSDPMSFASERSSSQCWYMDSGCSKHMTGDIKNFLSLKTLQGGGVSFGDGKKGYILGFGKVGRLGNVSSSLLSKLISKDLVRGLPKLKFAENKICEAYVKGKQIRSSFKPKKQVTSSRVLELLHMDLCGPLKVQSRNGK